In Nanohaloarchaea archaeon SW_7_43_1, a single window of DNA contains:
- a CDS encoding riboflavin synthase: MFTGLVNETGRVTSVEDAGEGKRIELTANQTFEDLDTGDSISVSGACLTVEEFTEAGVEIFLAEETLDKTWFSGLREGEKVNLEQSLTPRDRMGGHYVQGHVDDISEINEIEELEEGWNLHFSMPKEFERYIVEKGFITVEGISLTITEIDEEGFWITIIPETWEKTNLSEKSIGDLVNIEIDVMAKYAEKTSRYQN, from the coding sequence ATGTTTACAGGACTTGTCAATGAGACAGGCAGAGTAACTTCTGTAGAAGATGCTGGTGAGGGAAAAAGAATAGAATTAACAGCCAACCAAACATTCGAAGATTTAGATACAGGTGACAGTATCAGTGTTAGCGGTGCATGCCTGACCGTTGAAGAGTTTACTGAGGCAGGCGTAGAGATTTTTCTGGCGGAAGAAACATTGGATAAGACCTGGTTCTCAGGGCTTAGAGAGGGAGAAAAAGTAAATCTTGAGCAATCTCTTACACCCCGAGATAGAATGGGAGGACATTACGTTCAGGGCCATGTAGACGACATCTCTGAAATAAATGAGATTGAAGAGCTGGAAGAGGGTTGGAACCTTCATTTTTCGATGCCTAAAGAGTTTGAGCGTTATATAGTGGAAAAAGGTTTCATAACAGTTGAAGGAATCAGCCTCACAATCACTGAAATAGATGAGGAAGGTTTCTGGATTACAATAATCCCAGAGACCTGGGAGAAAACTAACTTGTCCGAAAAAAGTATCGGAGATCTGGTTAATATTGAGATCGATGTGATGGCGAAGTACGCTGAGAAAACCTCGAGGTATCAAAATTAA
- a CDS encoding uracil-DNA glycosylase, whose product MAFREKYSDFFQKLDEEYFNEERFVPAVGPGDAEVMMVGEAPGENEVEQGEPFVGRAGKKLNKILNDIDIDRSEIYITNLVKIRPPENRDPKKEGIRAWKPLLEKEIEEVDPDMVLTLGNFASKELLGKKEGITSMHGRIFSREGRKIMPIYHPAATLYDQSKTPELEKDLRKAFGKDETGQTSLKDLQQ is encoded by the coding sequence ATGGCTTTCAGAGAAAAATACAGTGATTTCTTCCAGAAACTGGATGAGGAGTATTTCAACGAGGAGAGGTTTGTGCCTGCTGTCGGCCCTGGAGATGCTGAAGTGATGATGGTCGGAGAAGCGCCAGGAGAGAACGAGGTCGAACAAGGAGAGCCATTCGTCGGCAGGGCTGGAAAGAAACTGAACAAAATCCTGAACGATATAGATATTGACCGGTCTGAAATCTATATTACCAACCTGGTAAAGATAAGGCCTCCGGAGAACAGAGACCCGAAAAAGGAAGGGATCAGGGCCTGGAAACCTCTGCTAGAGAAGGAGATAGAAGAAGTTGACCCAGACATGGTTTTGACGTTAGGTAACTTTGCATCGAAAGAGCTTCTAGGGAAGAAAGAGGGAATAACCAGTATGCATGGCAGGATTTTCTCACGAGAAGGACGAAAAATAATGCCTATTTATCATCCTGCGGCGACTCTATATGATCAATCGAAGACTCCGGAACTAGAGAAAGATTTGAGAAAAGCGTTCGGGAAGGATGAAACCGGACAGACTAGCTTGAAAGATCTACAGCAATAA